In Oryza sativa Japonica Group chromosome 3, ASM3414082v1, one DNA window encodes the following:
- the LOC4333783 gene encoding HIPL1 protein gives MANSKSLLLCWCSLLLLLLAAAAPPALALPLCTDSRAPVPLNGTTLGFCGGGGSGSSSCCGAADDAALRKRFEAMNVSDAACAGVVKSVLCAKCNPYSAELFNSSSKIRMVPVLCNGSASASSTQSKDSTQDYCKLVWETCKNVTILNSPFQSPLQGGATLPSSSSKLTDVWQSENDFCTSFGGSSDNQSVCLNGNEVSFSTSEPSPSPKGVCIERIGNGTYLNMAPHPDGSNRVFLSSQAGKIWLATVPEQGSGGILQFDEASPFIDLTDEVHFDSEFGLMGIAFHPKFATNGRFFVSYNCDRTQSSNCAGRCSCNSDVNCDPSKLGSDNGAQPCQYQVVVAEYSAKVSSSNVSEATSANPSEVRRIFTMGLPYTAHHGGQILFGPTDGYLYLMMGDGGNKGDPFNFSQNKRSLLGKIMRLDVDGVQSQSQIINQSLWGNYSVPKDNPFSDDRDLQPEIWALGLRNPWRCNFDSERPSYFYCADVGQDLYEEVDLISKGGNYGWRAYEGPYIYHPEWTPGGNTSLNSINAIFPVMGYSHSAINKNTGSASITGGFVYRGSSDPCLYGRYIYADLYASAMWTGTETPESSGNYTSTLIPFSCSKNSPIPCESASGSNQPSLGYIFSFGEDNNKDVFLLTYKGVYRVVRPSLCGYTCAAEKPETNNNGTSPSGSSSFASGRRIGKLAVVMAFVLCALFF, from the exons ATGGCGAACAGCAAGAGCCTGCTCCTCTGCTGGtgctcgctcctcctcctcctcctcgccgccgcagcgccgcccGCCCTCGCCCTCCCGCTCTGCACCGACTCCA GGGCGCCGGTGCCGCTGAACGGGACGACGCTGGGCttctgcggcggcggggggagcgggagcagcagctgctgcggcGCCGCGGATGATGCCGCGCTGAGGAAGCGGTTCGAGGCGATGAACGTCTCCGACGCCGCGTGCGCCGGGGTCGTCAAGTCCGTCCTCTGCGCG AAATGTAATCCATATTCGGCTGAGTTGTTCAACTCAAGCTCAAAGATTCGGATGGTTCCCGTCCTGTGCAATGGATCAGCTTCAGCTAGTTCTACTCAATCGAAGGATTCTACACAAGACTACTGCAAACTAGTTTGGGAAACATGCAAGAATGTGACAATACTGAATTCTCCTTTTCAATCTCCTTTGCAAGGTGGTGCAACATTACCTAGTTCATCATCAAAACTTACTGATGTTTGGCAGTCAGAAAATGACTTTTGTACATCATTTGGTGGCTCATCTGACAACCAGTCAGTATGCTTAAATGGAAATGAAGTTTCATTTAGCACTTCAGAACCATCACCCAGTCCTAAAGGGGTGTGTATTGAGAGAATTGGAAACGGGACATACTTGAACATGGCTCCTCATCCGGATGGATCCAACAGAGTTTTCTTGTCTAGCCAAGCAGGTAAAATATGGTTGGCAACTGTCCCAGAACAAGGCTCTGGAGGCATTCTGCAATTTGATGAAGCCAGCCCATTTATTGATCTAACTGATGAAGTCCACTTTGATTCTGAGTTTGGACTCATGGGTATAGCATTTCACCCAAAGTTTGCTACCAATGGGCGCTTCTTTGTTTCTTATAATTGTGACAGAACTCAGTCATCTAACTGTGCTGGTAGGTGTTCATGTAATTCTGATGTTAACTGTGATCCTTCAAAGCTTGGATCTGATAATGGTGCCCAGCCATGCCAGTACCAAGTTGTTGTTGCAGAGTACTCTGCGAAAGtctcatcatcaaatgtttcgGAG GCAACATCTGCTAATCCATCCGAGGTTAGAAGGATATTTACAATGGGACTGCCATATACAGCCCACCATGGGGGACAGATACTTTTTGGACCTACAGATGGATATCTGTACCTTATGATGGGTGATGGTGGAAACAAAGGCGACCCTTTTAATTTTTCTCAAAATAAGAGATCACTTTTGGGGAAAATTATGAGGCTTGATGTTGATGGCGTTCAAA GCCAGAGTCAAATCATTAACCAGAGCTTGTGGGGTAATTATTCTGTTCCTAAAGACAACCCATTCAGTGACGACCGAGACTTACAACCAGAGATTTGGGCCTTGGGCTTGAGGAACCCATGGAGATGTAATTTTGATTCTGAGAGGCCTTCCTATTTCTACTGTGCAGATGTTGGGCAG GATTTATATGAAGAGGTAGATTTGATCTCGAAGGGTGGAAACTATGGATGGCGTGCATATGAGGGCCCATACATTTATCATCCAGAATGGACTCCTGGAGGGAATACATCGCTTAATTCTATAAATGCCATCTTCCCTGTTATGGGCTACAGCCATTCTGCTATCAACAAGAACACTGGGTCTGCATCAATTACAGGTGGATTTGTTTATCGAGGGTCTTCTGATCCCTGCCTATATGGAAG GTACATATATGCTGATCTTTACGCGTCAGCAATGTGGACCGGCACAGAGACCCCAGAGAGCAGCGGAAACTACACCTCAACTCTGATTCCGTTCAGCTGCTCCAAGAACTCTCCAATACCCTGCGAATCTGCATCAGGCAGCAACCAACCATCGTTGGGCTACATTTTCTCCTTCGGCGAGGACAACAACAAGGATGTCTTCCTTCTAACATACAAAGGCGTCTACCGAGTTGTCCGGCCTAGCCTCTGCGGCTACACCTGTGCCGCGGAGAAACCAGAGACCAACAACAATGGAACGTCTCCCTCAGGCTCTTCATCATTTGCTTCAGGAAGGAGGATAGGGAAGTTGGCAGTAGTAATGGCGTTTGTTTTGTGTGCATTATTCTTCTGA